The following proteins come from a genomic window of Ignavibacteriota bacterium:
- a CDS encoding VCBS repeat-containing protein, with product MSNVSASQHLLINSSKKSMSLFVLSLFLFFISTQAAFATANYVYHERTTNNPGCGGLYVSNLTPGSADAVTLRFKVEYQYYTDNARIYYTTDGSNPSGAFGTASGTTQVVNASWVCLFNAGQNVDVWEATIPAQQGGKTIKYIISAWHSGGGSEIFANSGEFINPKTTSAQATQFSYTVTCPTISFNQTTLSNGTVGTLYNHFFTVSGGTPSHTFVVASGSLPAGLTLMPGGSLDGTPTTAGTYNFTVTATDANGCTGNKAYSIVVNEPPLAVKSITPSKNAFNISKSTNITVVFNKAMNTSTLIASNIVIGGPLSGRHFGTITLLGDTGFVFNPDEDFEDAEHIAISLTGNIRSGTGEYLTNGYQSLFTVQAQTGTGGFVLNNLYPMNTGMQGITSGDWDNDGDVDLAAPVNSSDHRLYIMYNDGTGHFFKQETLYVASSLWRARSGDVDNDGDLDIVGDCNTYYGSAGESFIYTFVNDGAGNFSVAPYTVSDVAGPLQFELGDLDGDGDLDMLVPSGNTNTVYVVKNNGSGIFSKYSHIGLIGFGIVGDAVSLYDFDADGDLDGVVGNSNQAFVRFLYNDGQGNFSQDTLTLPGLHNFPTLVNAGDFNGDGIGEVLVGGFFAGYNAILNNDGNGNFTFGYDLSSGGNKAIITDVEGDGDLDIVPTFGNYEVRVYKNDGSGSFPNTALYGHGGADPFGFTYGDFDGDGDPDFATGNYSSSNVSVVFNDYGCPSIALDPPLSVPNSSENASYSQTFTVTGSVESFNFIISSGTLPPGLSLSSGGVLSGTTTTLGTYTFTVTAVRGNGCSASKTYTIVVGEPPIAVESTTPSKNALNVSVTSNVNIEFNKAINTGTITSNTFVVEGSYSGRYNGSFSFSGDTLVSFDPVIEFRKGEQIHVRLAKNIKSASGDSLLAGYRFSFTVQAIGGTGSFTHTQNITTGTSSVGGTSADLDNDGDIDLIAGTSGIDSFTVMLNNGSGGFTSYRLKGELGQERHTIVGDFDGDGDLDFIAAMSQSYNYNQLVTFYNDGTGNFPTRTPSQTTNISYTNLTAGDFDGDMDLDLAVYASTYTQPRVCFLKNNGSGIFTEILAITMWWGSYDNPGNIANFDYDADGDLDVLCGNGYGDYLGVFINDGTGNFSSFPMYRGNAPKSIYNADFDNDGDIDLGVLHTPYFRWLEILKNNGYGVYTRTDSITGSATFSVGGMADVDGDGDIDFTAIDENNRFEVLKNNGTGTFTQTQSFLYGGLDASIAGELPVGDFDGDGDMDAATMNYSSPNVSILLNNFSCPTITVNPSSLPNGTTSTSYNQTISASGGTPAYSFAVTSGSLPAGLSLSSAGGLTGTPTSTGTSYFTITATDLNGCTGARSCTLIVQAPVFGSISGMKWHDVDADGIKDENEPGISDWTVFIDSNNNGLLDGGEVSAVTDSAGNYSFGSLSAGTYRIREVMQAEWTRTSVLAESTIVASGQAINDVNFGNYKYGTIGGRKWNDLNNNSDREESEPLIPGWQMVMWDVNNPTIKDTVTTDSTGWYWFTSLMPGIYHIIEVQQSPWVQTFPHTYEQQGYHLVGVTSGTYSIGNDFGNHYNPPVGSISGMKWNDVDGDGVKDEGEPPLQGWVIVLNGDAVFDTTDADGNYSFENLSEGTFTVTEQQQVGWTQTSPPNGNYEVALNAGENATGKDFGNFRFGEIRGRKWNDLNNNSDREENEPLISGWKIVLYEVNQPTIKDTVLTDSTGWYTFKNLLPGTYHIIEVQQSQWVQTFPHTYEQQGYHLVGVTSGTYSEGNDFGNHQIGSISGMKFNDVNSNGTKDEGENGLQGWTIQLYTSIASGAVPILTSTDANGNYSFDSLSAGDYLLSEQQQAGWNQTFPPGGSYSVTLNAGENLTGKDFGNHFVVLGSISGMKFNDMNGNGSKDDGESGLQGWSMNLQLNIASPPPPIVTTTDANGNYTFSNLHAGNYTVSETQQSGWTQTFPVGGSYTFNLASEQHVTGKDFGNAHFSFISGKKFNDYDGDGMKDAGEPGQQGWIIQATKDAATKLDTTDANGNYLFRFTEQETGTWTVSEVNQNGWIQTMPASGTYSVNVTAGSNAVNQDFGNFKSPTISGLKWRDDNGNGVKDGSEGVLANWIIKAMKDASAKFDTTDANGLYSFSFGQTETGTWTVSEVQQSSWTQTFPLTGTHTISVRSALDTTNINFGNAQYGSISGKKYEDVAGDSVTSGDPTLNGWVIQLYNGEALLASDTTSGSGDYQFNSVAPGTYTVQEVLQSGWIQTYPTTASHSVTVTSGSNVSGKDFANFKLGSISGTKYQDTDGDSTIDAGEPTLPNRLIQLWKGQNLVVEDSSDANGNYSFVGLSAGTYDVSEVQPSADWYRTIPSTVTYTLSITSGSVYTGKDFANVQFGTVSGYKFRDYDSTGTFNEVCEEYLAGQKIVLVGSHTAPETTVTDANGNFTFDPVPADVYTLKEAGDALWRQTKPANGTPYSFQLLSNVDTSGFVFGNFFILDTGKFRTFTINEYNKAAGAKQKSGFAKKPTGGNVRDSVHVKRGFDSPTGYMLVGVPQSNPDSQLVYGWYYYKLDATHPYKPSAAKSWLYNPSAVRIVTYPRLPGKPKLPKKPTDYITAYGENVAESEIGNALNYGQAHFISFKTNIAASDLGITPPGYGELVYGCVKNADFSDSVLVGKTLREISHFYDTVLTLGRLIRNTGDTVYRYPKFYLRLLDSVVVRLNNEFTSTKVDTYSTKPLAVRGAKSLYKASYLHSVPEVAVRLQRYDEQFGESEVQPVAYRLEQNYPNPFNPVTVIGYQLSVNSTVNLKIYNLLGQEVATLLNNEIHDEGYHEIEFDATMFPSGVYFYRIEAKGKDVGGLHRGFSDVGKMLLIK from the coding sequence ATGAGTAATGTTTCCGCAAGTCAACATCTCCTAATCAATTCCAGTAAGAAAAGCATGAGCCTGTTTGTGCTTTCTCTTTTTCTTTTCTTCATATCAACACAAGCGGCATTCGCCACAGCGAACTACGTTTACCACGAACGGACAACAAACAATCCCGGTTGTGGCGGACTGTACGTTAGTAATCTAACGCCCGGTTCTGCCGATGCTGTTACACTTCGCTTCAAAGTAGAGTATCAATACTACACAGATAATGCGAGAATATATTATACCACCGATGGTTCAAATCCCTCGGGCGCGTTCGGAACCGCAAGCGGAACAACACAGGTAGTCAATGCAAGTTGGGTATGTCTTTTCAATGCGGGACAAAATGTAGATGTGTGGGAAGCGACCATTCCTGCGCAACAAGGGGGTAAGACAATAAAATATATTATCAGCGCGTGGCACTCCGGTGGTGGCTCGGAAATATTTGCCAACAGCGGAGAATTTATTAACCCGAAAACTACTTCCGCGCAAGCGACACAATTTTCTTATACCGTAACTTGCCCGACAATTTCATTCAATCAAACTACGCTATCCAACGGAACCGTCGGAACGTTGTATAACCATTTCTTCACGGTAAGCGGCGGGACACCAAGTCACACGTTTGTTGTCGCAAGCGGTTCGCTTCCTGCGGGATTAACACTCATGCCGGGTGGTTCGCTTGATGGAACACCGACAACTGCCGGGACATACAATTTCACCGTGACGGCTACTGATGCAAATGGATGCACGGGAAATAAGGCATATTCCATTGTAGTCAATGAACCACCTCTTGCCGTCAAGAGCATTACTCCTTCGAAGAATGCATTTAACATCAGTAAATCAACAAACATTACCGTTGTGTTTAATAAAGCGATGAACACAAGCACGCTCATTGCAAGCAACATTGTTATTGGCGGTCCGCTTTCCGGAAGACATTTCGGCACAATTACATTATTAGGCGATACAGGTTTTGTATTTAATCCAGATGAGGATTTTGAAGATGCTGAACACATTGCAATTTCTCTCACCGGCAATATCCGTTCAGGAACTGGTGAATATCTGACCAACGGATATCAATCTTTGTTCACAGTTCAGGCACAAACAGGTACGGGCGGATTTGTTCTCAATAATTTATATCCGATGAACACCGGAATGCAGGGGATTACTTCCGGTGATTGGGATAATGACGGAGACGTTGACCTTGCGGCTCCGGTTAACAGTTCCGACCACAGATTATATATAATGTACAATGACGGAACCGGTCATTTTTTCAAACAAGAAACGTTGTATGTTGCTTCATCTCTTTGGAGAGCACGAAGCGGCGACGTGGATAATGACGGTGACCTTGATATTGTCGGAGATTGTAATACGTACTACGGCTCTGCGGGAGAATCGTTTATTTATACTTTTGTAAATGATGGAGCAGGTAATTTTTCTGTTGCACCGTATACTGTCTCTGATGTAGCGGGACCCCTCCAATTTGAATTGGGTGATCTTGATGGGGATGGCGATCTTGACATGTTGGTACCAAGTGGTAACACCAATACAGTCTACGTAGTAAAAAATAATGGTAGTGGGATTTTTTCGAAGTATTCACACATTGGTCTCATAGGTTTTGGCATAGTCGGCGATGCTGTTTCACTGTACGATTTTGATGCTGATGGAGACTTAGATGGTGTGGTTGGAAATAGTAATCAAGCATTTGTACGGTTTTTATATAACGATGGTCAAGGAAATTTTTCTCAGGATACGTTAACGCTTCCGGGGTTACATAATTTCCCGACGCTTGTGAACGCAGGAGATTTTAATGGTGATGGAATCGGCGAAGTGTTAGTCGGTGGATTTTTCGCGGGATACAATGCAATTCTTAATAATGATGGTAACGGGAATTTTACATTCGGATATGATTTAAGTTCCGGTGGAAATAAGGCAATCATAACAGACGTTGAAGGCGATGGCGATCTTGATATAGTGCCAACTTTTGGAAACTATGAAGTCCGTGTTTACAAGAATGATGGTTCTGGCAGTTTTCCCAATACTGCATTGTACGGACACGGTGGCGCTGACCCATTTGGTTTTACTTACGGCGATTTTGACGGTGATGGAGACCCGGATTTCGCAACGGGAAATTACAGTTCAAGCAACGTCTCGGTTGTGTTTAATGATTATGGTTGTCCTTCGATAGCTCTTGACCCGCCGTTATCAGTTCCGAATAGTTCGGAGAATGCTTCATACAGCCAAACATTTACTGTTACCGGAAGCGTGGAGTCATTCAACTTTATTATTTCAAGCGGAACGTTACCACCGGGATTATCTCTCTCGTCCGGTGGAGTTCTTTCGGGAACAACGACGACGCTCGGAACTTATACATTCACAGTAACCGCAGTTCGCGGGAACGGTTGCAGTGCATCAAAAACATATACCATCGTTGTTGGTGAGCCGCCGATTGCGGTGGAAAGTACAACGCCATCGAAGAATGCGTTGAATGTGAGCGTTACCTCAAATGTGAATATCGAATTCAATAAAGCAATCAATACAGGGACGATAACTTCGAACACATTTGTCGTTGAAGGTTCATACTCAGGCAGGTATAACGGGTCATTCTCTTTCAGCGGTGATACTCTCGTTTCATTTGACCCTGTTATCGAGTTTAGAAAAGGAGAACAAATACATGTTCGTCTTGCTAAAAATATTAAATCCGCAAGCGGTGATTCATTATTGGCTGGCTATCGGTTCTCGTTCACCGTTCAGGCGATTGGCGGAACAGGTTCATTCACGCACACACAAAATATCACAACAGGTACAAGTTCTGTCGGCGGCACATCGGCCGACTTAGATAACGATGGCGATATCGACCTCATTGCAGGAACATCGGGCATTGATTCTTTCACCGTTATGTTAAACAATGGCTCCGGTGGATTTACATCCTACAGACTCAAAGGCGAACTAGGCCAAGAACGACACACTATCGTTGGAGATTTTGATGGTGATGGCGACCTTGATTTCATCGCGGCAATGTCGCAATCGTATAACTATAATCAACTTGTTACTTTTTATAATGATGGTACGGGAAATTTTCCGACGAGAACTCCTTCACAGACTACTAACATTTCTTACACGAATCTCACAGCAGGTGATTTTGATGGTGATATGGATCTTGATTTGGCAGTTTATGCTTCGACCTATACACAACCGAGAGTATGCTTCTTAAAAAATAACGGCTCCGGAATCTTTACTGAAATACTTGCTATTACCATGTGGTGGGGTAGTTATGACAACCCGGGTAATATTGCCAATTTCGATTATGACGCTGATGGTGATTTAGATGTTCTTTGCGGCAATGGATACGGTGATTACCTTGGAGTTTTTATTAATGACGGCACAGGGAATTTTTCATCATTCCCGATGTATCGCGGGAATGCGCCTAAGTCTATCTATAATGCGGATTTCGATAACGATGGAGATATTGACCTTGGAGTTCTTCATACTCCATACTTCCGTTGGTTAGAAATACTCAAGAATAATGGTTATGGAGTTTATACTCGCACCGATTCAATTACCGGCTCGGCAACATTTAGTGTTGGCGGAATGGCAGATGTTGATGGTGACGGTGATATAGATTTTACTGCAATTGATGAGAATAATCGGTTTGAAGTATTGAAGAATAATGGAACAGGTACGTTTACTCAAACGCAATCGTTCTTGTACGGCGGATTAGATGCCTCAATCGCTGGGGAACTTCCTGTCGGAGATTTCGACGGTGATGGAGATATGGATGCGGCGACAATGAATTATAGTAGTCCGAACGTTTCCATCTTGCTGAATAATTTCAGTTGCCCGACGATTACAGTGAATCCATCTTCGTTGCCGAATGGAACAACGAGCACTTCGTACAATCAAACAATATCTGCTTCCGGAGGAACGCCGGCTTATTCATTTGCAGTCACAAGCGGTTCGCTTCCGGCGGGACTGAGTCTCTCAAGTGCAGGAGGTCTCACAGGAACTCCTACTTCAACCGGGACTTCATATTTTACAATTACTGCAACGGATTTGAACGGATGTACAGGCGCGAGAAGTTGTACGTTAATCGTTCAGGCCCCTGTATTTGGTTCCATCTCCGGCATGAAGTGGCATGATGTAGATGCTGACGGTATAAAAGATGAAAACGAACCGGGAATATCCGACTGGACGGTTTTCATAGATTCAAATAATAATGGTCTGCTTGATGGCGGTGAAGTTTCTGCGGTAACTGATTCAGCAGGAAATTATTCGTTTGGCAGTCTTAGCGCGGGAACATATCGCATTCGCGAAGTCATGCAAGCAGAATGGACGCGTACCTCTGTTCTGGCTGAATCAACAATTGTTGCTTCCGGTCAAGCGATTAACGATGTGAATTTTGGAAACTATAAATACGGAACAATCGGAGGAAGAAAATGGAACGACCTCAATAACAATTCTGACCGAGAAGAAAGCGAACCATTGATTCCCGGCTGGCAAATGGTGATGTGGGATGTCAATAATCCCACTATCAAAGATACGGTAACAACGGATAGCACGGGATGGTATTGGTTTACGAGTTTGATGCCGGGGATTTATCACATTATCGAAGTTCAGCAATCCCCATGGGTTCAAACATTTCCGCACACATATGAACAGCAAGGATACCATTTAGTAGGCGTTACATCGGGAACCTATTCAATCGGTAATGATTTTGGTAATCATTACAATCCACCGGTGGGTTCAATCTCCGGCATGAAGTGGAATGATGTTGATGGCGACGGAGTGAAGGATGAAGGAGAACCGCCGTTACAAGGTTGGGTCATAGTACTTAATGGTGACGCAGTGTTTGATACAACAGATGCAGATGGAAATTATTCGTTTGAAAATTTATCTGAAGGAACGTTCACTGTTACCGAACAACAGCAGGTCGGATGGACGCAAACCTCTCCTCCGAACGGAAATTATGAAGTTGCATTAAACGCCGGAGAAAATGCAACCGGAAAAGATTTTGGAAATTTCCGGTTCGGAGAAATTCGAGGAAGGAAATGGAACGACCTGAATAATAACTCAGACCGAGAAGAAAATGAGCCATTGATTTCCGGCTGGAAGATTGTACTGTATGAAGTGAATCAACCAACAATCAAAGATACTGTTTTAACAGATAGTACAGGTTGGTACACGTTCAAGAATTTACTTCCGGGAACGTATCATATTATTGAAGTTCAACAATCTCAATGGGTACAAACATTTCCACACACCTACGAACAACAAGGGTATCATTTAGTCGGAGTTACATCGGGAACCTATTCCGAAGGAAATGATTTTGGCAATCATCAAATCGGTTCAATTTCCGGAATGAAATTCAATGACGTGAACAGTAACGGAACGAAGGATGAAGGGGAAAATGGTTTGCAGGGTTGGACGATTCAACTCTATACTTCAATCGCTTCCGGTGCGGTCCCGATTCTCACGTCAACAGATGCGAACGGCAATTATTCGTTTGATAGTTTAAGCGCGGGAGATTATTTGTTGAGTGAACAACAGCAAGCCGGTTGGAATCAGACATTCCCGCCGGGTGGTTCGTATTCAGTTACACTCAATGCCGGAGAAAATCTGACAGGAAAAGATTTCGGAAATCATTTCGTCGTGTTGGGTTCAATCAGCGGGATGAAATTCAATGATATGAATGGTAACGGTTCGAAGGATGATGGCGAATCTGGATTGCAAGGTTGGTCAATGAACTTGCAGTTGAATATCGCCTCGCCGCCTCCGCCGATTGTTACAACGACAGACGCAAACGGAAATTATACATTTTCAAATCTTCATGCAGGAAATTATACAGTTAGTGAAACACAACAATCGGGTTGGACACAAACATTCCCGGTCGGCGGTTCTTACACATTCAATCTCGCTTCGGAACAACATGTTACCGGAAAAGATTTTGGGAACGCGCATTTCAGTTTCATCAGCGGGAAGAAGTTCAATGATTACGACGGAGACGGTATGAAAGATGCAGGAGAACCCGGACAGCAAGGGTGGATTATTCAGGCGACGAAAGATGCGGCAACAAAACTTGATACGACTGATGCGAACGGAAATTATTTATTCCGGTTTACTGAACAGGAAACAGGCACGTGGACAGTGAGTGAAGTAAATCAAAACGGCTGGATTCAAACAATGCCTGCAAGTGGTACATATTCGGTGAATGTTACAGCGGGTTCCAATGCTGTCAATCAGGATTTTGGCAATTTCAAATCACCAACAATTTCCGGATTGAAATGGCGCGATGATAACGGGAATGGCGTGAAAGATGGAAGCGAGGGTGTGCTTGCTAATTGGATCATTAAAGCGATGAAAGACGCGTCAGCGAAATTTGATACAACGGACGCGAATGGTTTGTACTCGTTCTCGTTCGGTCAAACCGAAACGGGAACGTGGACGGTAAGCGAAGTTCAACAATCAAGTTGGACACAAACATTCCCGTTGACGGGAACGCACACCATATCCGTTCGTTCCGCATTGGATACGACGAATATTAATTTCGGCAATGCTCAATACGGTTCCATTTCGGGAAAGAAGTATGAAGATGTTGCCGGTGATAGTGTCACTTCAGGCGACCCGACATTGAACGGCTGGGTAATTCAACTCTATAATGGTGAAGCATTACTCGCGTCAGATACAACATCGGGAAGTGGAGATTATCAGTTCAATAGTGTTGCGCCCGGAACATATACAGTTCAGGAAGTTTTGCAATCCGGCTGGATTCAGACTTATCCTACAACAGCATCACATTCTGTGACTGTCACATCCGGTTCGAATGTGTCAGGAAAAGATTTTGCCAACTTCAAACTCGGTTCCATCAGTGGAACGAAGTATCAGGATACCGATGGCGATTCGACAATTGACGCAGGTGAACCAACACTTCCAAACCGGCTCATTCAACTTTGGAAAGGTCAGAATCTTGTCGTAGAGGATTCGTCCGATGCAAACGGAAATTACAGTTTCGTTGGATTATCTGCCGGTACGTACGATGTAAGCGAAGTTCAACCTTCGGCAGATTGGTATCGAACCATTCCTTCGACAGTAACTTATACGTTGAGTATAACAAGCGGAAGTGTTTATACCGGAAAAGATTTTGCCAATGTTCAGTTTGGTACTGTTAGCGGATATAAGTTCCGTGACTATGACAGCACAGGAACGTTTAACGAGGTCTGCGAAGAATATCTTGCCGGACAGAAAATAGTACTTGTCGGCTCACATACCGCACCGGAAACAACCGTGACTGATGCAAACGGCAACTTCACGTTCGACCCTGTACCGGCAGATGTTTACACACTGAAGGAAGCCGGAGATGCGCTCTGGAGACAAACGAAACCGGCAAACGGTACTCCGTATTCTTTCCAATTGTTAAGCAATGTGGATACAAGCGGATTTGTCTTTGGCAATTTCTTTATCCTTGATACAGGAAAGTTCCGTACGTTTACAATTAATGAGTATAACAAAGCCGCGGGCGCGAAACAGAAGAGCGGCTTCGCGAAAAAACCGACCGGCGGAAATGTTCGCGATTCAGTTCATGTGAAACGAGGATTTGATTCGCCGACAGGGTACATGCTCGTTGGTGTTCCCCAATCGAACCCTGATAGTCAGTTAGTGTATGGTTGGTATTATTACAAACTTGATGCAACACATCCGTATAAACCGAGCGCCGCGAAGTCGTGGTTATATAATCCTTCCGCTGTTCGCATCGTGACGTATCCGCGGCTTCCCGGCAAACCGAAATTACCAAAGAAGCCCACGGATTACATTACCGCGTATGGTGAAAACGTAGCCGAGTCAGAAATCGGGAACGCGTTGAATTATGGTCAGGCACATTTCATTTCGTTCAAGACAAATATCGCGGCAAGCGATTTGGGAATTACACCTCCCGGGTACGGTGAACTGGTATATGGTTGTGTGAAGAATGCGGATTTCAGTGACAGCGTTCTTGTCGGAAAAACATTACGCGAGATTTCTCACTTCTATGATACTGTCCTGACGTTAGGAAGATTGATACGCAACACCGGCGATACAGTCTATCGCTATCCGAAATTCTATTTGCGTTTGCTTGATAGTGTTGTTGTCCGGTTGAACAATGAATTCACTTCGACGAAGGTTGACACGTATTCTACAAAACCGTTGGCAGTGCGCGGAGCGAAATCGCTGTACAAGGCGTCATATCTTCACAGTGTTCCGGAAGTTGCCGTGCGCTTGCAACGATATGACGAACAATTCGGTGAATCCGAGGTACAACCTGTTGCGTATCGGTTGGAACAGAATTACCCGAATCCGTTCAACCCGGTAACAGTTATTGGTTATCAGTTATCGGTTAATAGTACAGTCAACTTGAAAATTTATAACTTGCTCGGTCAGGAAGTAGCAACACTCCTCAATAATGAAATCCATGATGAAGGGTACCATGAAATTGAGTTTGACGCAACAATGTTCCCCTCCGGAGTGTATTTCTATCGGATTGAAGCGAAGGGAAAAGACGTGGGCGGATTACATCGGGGATTCTCAGATGTGGGAAAGATGCTCTTAATTAAATAA
- a CDS encoding response regulator transcription factor, whose amino-acid sequence MSIKVAIVEDNPDYRIGTALVVKHSSLCSLVGSYERAEDLLYEFDSVKPEVVLMDIGLPGLNGVEASRQLKNKYPDVQIIILSVFEDDENVFQAICAGACGYLNKPVMPERLVVAVQDAHEGGTPMSPRIARKVLEMFKHFAPAQKNNYDLTEREKEVLKQLVNGDDYKMIAEKLFLSLHTVRAHIRSIYEKLHVHSKSQAVSKALKEQVLS is encoded by the coding sequence ATGTCAATAAAAGTAGCCATCGTTGAAGACAATCCTGATTACAGGATTGGAACAGCGTTGGTTGTAAAACATTCTTCGTTATGTTCATTAGTCGGCTCGTACGAACGTGCTGAAGATTTGTTGTATGAGTTTGATTCCGTGAAGCCGGAAGTTGTTCTCATGGATATTGGTCTTCCAGGATTAAACGGTGTGGAGGCTTCGCGTCAACTGAAGAATAAATATCCCGACGTTCAAATTATTATTCTCTCTGTTTTTGAAGATGATGAAAATGTTTTTCAGGCAATCTGTGCGGGTGCGTGTGGTTATCTTAATAAACCTGTCATGCCCGAACGCTTAGTAGTTGCTGTGCAGGATGCGCATGAAGGAGGAACGCCGATGTCGCCGAGGATTGCACGGAAAGTGTTGGAGATGTTTAAACACTTCGCACCGGCTCAAAAAAACAATTACGATTTAACAGAGCGGGAGAAAGAAGTTTTGAAACAGTTAGTCAATGGTGATGACTACAAAATGATTGCAGAAAAACTTTTCCTGAGTCTTCATACCGTTCGCGCGCATATTCGAAGTATCTACGAGAAACTTCATGTTCATTCAAAATCGCAGGCGGTATCGAAGGCGTTGAAGGAACAGGTATTGAGTTGA